A portion of the Lolium rigidum isolate FL_2022 chromosome 1, APGP_CSIRO_Lrig_0.1, whole genome shotgun sequence genome contains these proteins:
- the LOC124651582 gene encoding protein EXORDIUM-like 2, translated as MAHWYHSFLILLLAVAVVGTGAATPRQLFLVTQAPVTLTNHHGQLLTGNHSVNLLWYGRFTPAQRATVADFVASLSSPAPAHSPSVASWWATTARYHPGAARLALGRQVLDPSLSLGRRLSEADLASLAARLSPHRGSVAVVITAPDVLVDGFCLSRCGLHASASAAPPKGSTRAAATATATRGRGRFAYVWVGDSAEQCAGECAWPFHQPTYGPQAPPLVAPNADVGMDGVVINLATLLAGAVTNPYGGGYFQGPADAPLEAVTACTGVFGAGAYPGYPGQLSVDAATGASFNAVGVAGRRFLLPAMWDPKTSQCSTLV; from the coding sequence ATGGCCCACTGGTACCACAGCTTCCTCATCCTGCTCCTCGCGGTGGCTGTCGTCGGCACCGGCGCGGCCACGCCGCGGCAGCTGTTCCTCGTCACCCAGGCTCCCGTGACGCTCACCAACCACCACGGCCAGCTGCTCACCGGCAACCACTCCGTCAACCTGCTCTGGTACGGCCGCTTCACCCCGGCGCAGCGCGCCACCGTGGCCGACTTCgtcgcctccctctcctcccccgCGCCAGCCCATTCGCCGTCGGTCGCGTCGTGGTGGGCCACCACCGCGCGGTACCACCCGGGCGCGGCGCGGCTCGCGCTCGGCCGCCAGGTGCTCGACCCGTCGCTCTCCCTCGGCCGGCGGCtctcggaggccgacctcgcgtccCTCGCCGCGCGCCTCTCCCCGCACCGCGGCTCGGTCGCCGTCGTGATCACCGCGCCCGACGTCCTCGTCGACGGCTTCTGCCTCTCCCGCTGCGGCCTCCACGCCTCGgcgtccgccgcgccgccgaaAGGGAGCACCCGCGCCGCGGCCACAGCCACAGCCACACGCGGGCGCGGGCGGTTCGCGTACGTGTGGGTGGGCGACTCGGCGGAGCAGTGCGCGGGGGAGTGCGCGTGGCCGTTCCACCAGCCGACGTACGGCCCGCAGGCACCACCCCTCGTAGCCCCGAACGCGGACGTGGGGATGGACGGGGTGGTCATCAACCTCGCCACGCTGCTCGCCGGGGCGGTCACCAACCCGTACGGCGGCGGGTACTTCCAGGGCCCCGCCGATGCGCCGCTGGAGGCCGTGACGGCGTGCACCGGGGTGTTCGGCGCCGGCGCCTACCCGGGGTACCCCGGACAGCTGTCCGTGGACGCCGCGACAGGGGCCAGCTTCAACGCCGTCGGGGTCGCCGGCCGCCGGTTCCTGCTCCCGGCCATGTGGGACCCCAAGACCTCGCAGTGCTCTACGCTCGTGTAG